In one Silene latifolia isolate original U9 population chromosome 10, ASM4854445v1, whole genome shotgun sequence genomic region, the following are encoded:
- the LOC141609499 gene encoding transcription factor LAF1-like, producing the protein MGSKSIDKTKQKPKHKKGLWSPEEDQRLRNHILRHGHGCWSSVPVYAGLQRNGKSCRLRWINYLRPGLKRGTFSAQEEDTIITLHATLGNKWSQIAQNLPGRTDNEIKNFWHSHLKKKVPTMAKEIEAIISRTEQTNSTLQEDNESLVDVKSNTTISTLDSTLKNEVDSKQSIISNNQSCLPKIFFAEWLTMDDMIIEHNNNNIMHGDLITCYNSNEIDQIFNVDVQQSSSQGAITYNQESCSSDEFFNGVDDFVFDSQLKFEDQASENGLDDLLFAWG; encoded by the exons ATGGGTTCGAAATCAATTGACAAaacaaagcaaaaaccaaagcatAAGAAGGGATTATGGTCACCTGAAGAAGATCAAAGGTTAAGAAACCACATTCTTCGACATGGCCACGGTTGTTGGAGCTCCGTACCCGTGTATGCCG GACTTCAAAGAAATGGAAAGAGTTGTagattaagatggattaattattTAAGACCCGGACTTAAGAGAGGCACATTTAGTGCTCAAGAAGAGGATACCATTATAACCCTTCATGCCACGTTAGGAAACAA ATGGTCTCAAATAGCGCAAAATTTACCTGGAAGAACAGATAACGAGATCAAGAACTTCTGGCACTCACATCTCAAAAAAAAAGTACCTACTATGGCCAAAGAAATTGAAGCCATTATTTCCAGAACTGAGCAAACCAATTCaactcttcaagaagataatgaATCACTAGTTGATGTTAAATCAAACACCACAATTTCAACTCTCGATTCGACTCTAAAGAATGAAGTCGATTCGAAACAATCAATAATAAGCAACAATCAAAGCTGCCTGCCAAAAATCTTCTTTGCCGAATGGCTTACAATGGATGATATGATTATTGagcataataacaataatattatgcATGGTGATCTAATTACGTGTTATAATTCAAATGAAATTGATCAAATTTTTAATGTGGACGTCCAACAAAGTTCTAGCCAAGGTGCAATTACGTATAACCAAGAATCATGCAGTAGTGATGAGTTTTTCAATGGAGTCGACGATTTTGTGTTCGATTCACAGCTCAAGTTTGAAGATCAAGCATCAGAAAATGGACTTGACGACTTATTATTTGCTTGGGGTTGA